In one Deltaproteobacteria bacterium genomic region, the following are encoded:
- a CDS encoding methyltransferase, with protein sequence MPRLVDEKIEEYALAHSTPEHALFKELRDETYANMECPQMIAGHLVGSFLQMMIRSSGAKRIVEVGTFTGYSSMKMAEVLPEDGELITLEYDPKHADMARRYFQRCPWGDKITLMQGTALESLPQIKGPIDLSFIDADKVNYMSYYNHLVEITRPGGFIMLDNALWSGAVLEPVEESDHALARMNSLVFDDPRVHNLLLPVRDGIMIAQKHA encoded by the coding sequence GTGCCAAGATTAGTAGACGAAAAGATTGAAGAATACGCGTTGGCTCACTCAACCCCGGAGCATGCTCTCTTTAAAGAGCTTCGCGACGAGACCTACGCGAATATGGAATGCCCTCAGATGATTGCGGGCCACTTGGTGGGCAGCTTTCTACAAATGATGATTCGCAGCAGCGGTGCAAAACGAATCGTCGAAGTAGGTACGTTTACGGGTTACAGCTCCATGAAGATGGCAGAGGTACTCCCTGAAGACGGCGAATTGATTACTCTTGAGTATGACCCAAAGCATGCAGACATGGCGCGCCGGTATTTTCAGCGATGCCCATGGGGTGACAAAATCACTTTAATGCAGGGAACCGCACTTGAGTCATTGCCACAAATTAAAGGCCCTATCGATCTCAGCTTTATTGATGCAGATAAAGTGAACTACATGAGTTACTACAATCACCTTGTAGAAATAACGCGGCCGGGCGGCTTCATCATGCTTGATAACGCGCTCTGGAGTGGGGCGGTTTTAGAGCCCGTTGAAGAGTCTGATCACGCGTTAGCACGTATGAATTCGCTCGTATTCGATGACC
- a CDS encoding sulfatase-like hydrolase/transferase, translating into MNQVMSIVLCLAMALLAACKSADDAGVDQTVDTPTAFELPVVEHVVIIGIDGMGGLFFEGPTTPTLDKLMLEAAYSLTMQNVLPTSSSTNWMSMVNGQGTDGHGVYSNGWSVGESAPEDTIVKILRDQRPDSTIGVFHDWGDFGRLVEDNVADIKEDPGDENETAAAAIDFIKNTKPTLTFIHLDHVDHAGHATGWVKNNDDCLIPGGCPYVEAVEDADALVSEILTAIEDAGIQDKTAVLISADHGGMFLGHGGDTYDERCIPFIVMGPGVKPGLITRTPRIFDIPATAAALLGLDTPDAWVGRPVLDAFQGYVLPQSQNELIDYQLIQDYTRLYDDTGSGANEDLSLWRPVVPDGYHALGDVAVSGSRDAPSFSVPVIKESALALVEPIGYELLWSDEGSGSDSEDSGKGISLWHGIAPAGYTCLGVYAFTGYTQIPNTNATRCIHDDYLVAGERSMIWTDAGSGADLDAAIWSCQANTDEQVATHTFISRRSALDGGMDLCRSLTASGLRLVSGAQ; encoded by the coding sequence ATGAATCAAGTTATGTCTATTGTGTTGTGCTTAGCTATGGCTCTTTTGGCCGCTTGCAAGAGCGCTGACGATGCTGGCGTCGATCAGACGGTAGACACTCCCACAGCCTTTGAGTTACCGGTTGTTGAACACGTGGTGATCATCGGCATCGATGGTATGGGCGGACTCTTCTTTGAAGGGCCAACAACACCCACTTTGGATAAATTGATGCTGGAGGCTGCCTATTCGTTAACGATGCAAAATGTCTTACCGACCTCAAGCAGTACCAATTGGATGAGCATGGTTAATGGGCAAGGCACCGATGGTCATGGCGTCTATTCGAATGGTTGGTCGGTGGGCGAGTCAGCTCCAGAGGATACCATTGTAAAAATTCTTAGAGATCAACGCCCGGACTCAACGATTGGTGTGTTTCATGACTGGGGCGACTTTGGGCGGCTCGTTGAAGACAATGTTGCCGATATCAAAGAAGATCCCGGCGATGAAAATGAAACTGCTGCGGCGGCTATCGACTTCATAAAAAACACGAAGCCCACCTTGACCTTTATCCATTTAGACCACGTTGACCATGCCGGCCATGCTACCGGGTGGGTGAAGAACAACGACGATTGCTTGATTCCTGGGGGCTGTCCTTACGTCGAGGCAGTAGAAGACGCAGATGCATTGGTTTCGGAGATTCTTACGGCCATTGAGGATGCTGGAATTCAGGATAAAACCGCGGTTCTCATTTCCGCAGATCATGGCGGTATGTTTTTAGGTCACGGTGGAGACACTTACGATGAGCGCTGTATCCCGTTTATCGTCATGGGCCCCGGGGTCAAGCCAGGGCTCATCACCAGGACGCCGCGCATTTTTGATATCCCAGCCACGGCCGCAGCTTTGTTGGGCTTAGACACCCCGGATGCGTGGGTGGGTCGCCCAGTACTAGATGCCTTTCAAGGTTACGTCTTGCCGCAGTCTCAAAATGAACTGATAGACTATCAGTTGATTCAGGATTACACCCGTCTCTACGATGATACCGGAAGCGGGGCGAACGAGGACTTAAGCCTTTGGCGCCCAGTTGTGCCCGATGGTTACCATGCCTTGGGCGATGTAGCGGTGTCTGGAAGCCGTGACGCGCCTTCTTTTAGCGTTCCGGTGATCAAAGAGAGCGCCTTAGCATTGGTAGAGCCTATCGGTTACGAACTCTTATGGAGTGATGAGGGCAGCGGGAGTGATAGTGAGGATTCAGGTAAGGGAATCTCTTTGTGGCACGGCATCGCGCCGGCAGGTTATACCTGTTTAGGAGTTTATGCTTTCACGGGATACACACAAATACCCAATACGAATGCTACGCGATGCATTCACGACGATTACTTGGTTGCAGGTGAGCGCAGTATGATTTGGACGGATGCCGGATCGGGTGCAGACCTTGATGCAGCGATTTGGTCCTGCCAGGCCAATACAGATGAACAGGTTGCTACCCACACGTTTATTTCACGTCGCAGCGCTCTAGATGGCGGAATGGATTTGTGCCGCAGTTTGACGGCCTCAGGGTTACGTTTGGTGTCCGGCGCGCAATAG
- a CDS encoding tetratricopeptide repeat protein: MSARVNKSESGLTPWNYSAGELASHDDCRGAAPTGTVTLVFTDIEGSSALWERYGEDFAPVLNMHQEIFRRGIAKFSGYEVKTEGDAFMVAFSQPAKAAEFCMDIQNKLDRAPWPHRLIGDTVYQDLSHCSSPIRGLRVRMGIHTGPVSSHRDPTTGRMDYFGPSVNRAARVSDAAHGGQILLSRATWGLVKHELTGIEYQSFGEFQLKGMREREELIQLNLQTHAPRAFPGARTTQSKQTNLATRLNDFVGRGQEQETVIDSLQNTDGFVTLLGAGGIGKTRLSQEIGRQTLGLWTGGVWFVDLSKAQSSEEMYQQLGETFGARPGSDKSDHTICKLLKAKGDCLVILDNVEQLVETLATALKNWMHQTPNTRFLITSRERLKIEGENVFFLKPLTKEDAIELFERRAKKCRPDFKITPANRADVEEIVEKLDRVSLAIELAAARIRVLSPARIASRLNERFEFLQNPQQETPERQATLGGVIDWSWKLLEPWEKMALAQCSVFTGSFTLDAAEAVVDVEAWGKAPWFLDIFQALQDKCLIFMEKSPNGENRFFMFESVRLFVMNKLSEPNSIQDEEGISQTDEQTFNSVAERFVNHYAQFGSRQSLDQLSQPEAELKLQRLAEEIGNLMTAMNRALVCGNNKMACQAFFAAVTVLKTKGQAEQIIELAQLILRQSNLNPINRLRVQIIRAGALRITGQIHRANIATNWTLGSAEKCNDKRWHAEALLEAAQLRIEEGRLQCAEDCLELAEKTFVKLNLPLRTARSLTLLGKALIQRGEYELASVTLERSLHVSREHADRLSEASTLLQLGILHLRQGRYVQTRPLLDEAQDIFELAGHLPGKMTCLFSRGELYYEERRIDLALAALEEALEISKTLQSPQWEASILGLMGATSLLLKDLSSARAKIERATTILEDLNTPHRFTFVLAYRGELDRLTGECSKAWDSLDQAAIQSGVLGTIPATSVSQAVHRLHGALSGQGDNDPTVEVSAIF; the protein is encoded by the coding sequence ATGTCAGCAAGAGTGAACAAATCGGAGTCCGGCCTTACGCCATGGAACTATTCAGCGGGTGAGTTGGCAAGTCATGATGATTGCCGCGGAGCTGCCCCCACCGGAACCGTGACCCTGGTTTTTACTGACATCGAAGGATCCTCCGCTCTATGGGAACGGTACGGCGAAGACTTCGCACCGGTTCTCAATATGCATCAAGAAATATTTCGTCGCGGCATCGCGAAATTTAGTGGCTATGAAGTGAAGACTGAGGGGGACGCCTTTATGGTTGCGTTCTCTCAACCCGCCAAAGCTGCGGAGTTTTGCATGGATATTCAAAACAAACTCGACCGCGCGCCCTGGCCCCATCGCCTCATCGGCGACACCGTCTATCAGGACCTTTCCCACTGCAGCTCTCCCATCCGTGGCCTTCGCGTTCGAATGGGAATTCACACCGGCCCCGTAAGCAGCCACCGAGATCCTACAACGGGACGAATGGATTATTTCGGACCATCGGTGAATCGAGCGGCTCGGGTTTCAGATGCGGCGCACGGAGGTCAAATTTTACTCTCACGAGCAACGTGGGGTCTGGTCAAACACGAACTGACCGGTATTGAATACCAGAGCTTCGGTGAATTCCAGCTCAAAGGCATGCGTGAACGCGAGGAATTGATTCAACTCAACCTCCAAACTCATGCACCGCGCGCCTTCCCAGGGGCACGCACAACCCAAAGTAAACAAACCAATCTAGCGACACGACTTAATGACTTTGTAGGCCGCGGCCAGGAGCAAGAGACCGTCATCGACTCCCTCCAGAACACGGATGGGTTCGTAACTCTTCTCGGAGCTGGAGGTATTGGAAAGACGAGGCTCTCGCAGGAAATCGGTCGTCAAACACTTGGTCTTTGGACCGGTGGAGTCTGGTTTGTAGACCTCTCAAAGGCTCAGAGTTCAGAAGAGATGTATCAGCAACTTGGCGAGACTTTTGGAGCAAGACCAGGCAGCGACAAGAGTGACCATACGATTTGCAAACTCCTCAAAGCCAAGGGTGATTGCTTGGTCATTTTGGATAACGTGGAGCAACTCGTAGAGACTTTAGCCACGGCGCTCAAAAACTGGATGCACCAAACCCCCAACACTCGTTTTCTTATAACCAGCCGGGAGCGTCTGAAGATCGAAGGCGAAAATGTATTCTTCCTCAAGCCACTTACCAAAGAAGATGCCATTGAGCTCTTTGAACGCCGGGCAAAAAAATGTCGACCTGACTTTAAGATAACGCCAGCGAATCGTGCCGACGTTGAAGAAATCGTGGAAAAGCTCGACCGTGTATCCTTGGCAATTGAACTTGCAGCAGCAAGAATCCGCGTTCTTTCACCGGCTCGAATCGCCTCACGGCTCAATGAACGATTTGAGTTTTTGCAAAACCCTCAGCAAGAAACCCCCGAACGCCAAGCAACACTTGGCGGTGTCATTGACTGGTCTTGGAAGCTCTTGGAGCCCTGGGAAAAAATGGCCTTGGCCCAGTGCAGCGTATTCACGGGCAGTTTTACCTTAGATGCTGCCGAAGCCGTTGTAGACGTTGAGGCGTGGGGCAAAGCTCCTTGGTTCCTAGATATCTTTCAAGCTTTACAAGATAAATGTCTCATCTTTATGGAGAAATCTCCAAATGGTGAAAACCGGTTCTTCATGTTTGAATCCGTAAGACTTTTTGTCATGAATAAACTATCTGAGCCAAATTCAATTCAAGACGAAGAGGGTATTTCTCAAACCGATGAGCAAACCTTCAACAGTGTCGCCGAGCGATTTGTAAATCATTACGCACAGTTTGGGAGCCGGCAATCTCTTGACCAGCTCAGCCAACCAGAGGCTGAGTTGAAACTCCAAAGGCTAGCCGAAGAGATAGGGAATCTCATGACAGCGATGAATCGCGCTTTGGTTTGCGGCAACAATAAAATGGCATGCCAAGCCTTCTTTGCCGCGGTGACGGTATTAAAAACAAAGGGTCAGGCCGAACAAATCATCGAGCTCGCACAACTGATTTTAAGGCAGTCTAACTTAAACCCTATCAATCGCTTACGGGTTCAGATTATTCGAGCTGGCGCCCTTCGCATTACAGGACAAATTCACCGCGCTAACATTGCCACCAATTGGACCCTTGGCTCGGCCGAGAAGTGCAACGACAAACGGTGGCACGCTGAGGCACTGCTGGAAGCAGCTCAACTTCGTATTGAAGAGGGGCGACTCCAATGTGCCGAGGATTGCTTAGAGCTTGCCGAAAAAACTTTCGTCAAACTTAACCTGCCTCTTCGCACCGCCCGGTCGCTAACACTTTTAGGGAAAGCACTCATTCAACGCGGAGAGTACGAACTCGCATCCGTAACGCTTGAGCGTTCACTCCATGTGAGCCGCGAGCACGCAGACCGGTTATCTGAAGCTTCAACGCTTTTGCAACTTGGGATCCTTCATTTACGCCAAGGGCGTTACGTTCAAACAAGGCCACTCCTAGACGAGGCGCAGGACATTTTTGAACTGGCAGGTCATCTACCGGGCAAGATGACCTGCCTATTTTCACGCGGAGAACTTTATTATGAAGAGCGCCGGATCGATTTGGCCCTAGCCGCACTTGAAGAAGCATTAGAAATTTCAAAGACACTTCAGTCACCTCAGTGGGAGGCCAGCATCTTGGGCTTAATGGGCGCAACATCGCTTTTGCTCAAAGACCTCTCCAGTGCGCGCGCCAAAATTGAACGCGCAACGACCATTCTCGAGGATCTAAATACACCTCACCGGTTCACTTTCGTTTTAGCCTACCGGGGCGAGCTGGACCGGCTAACCGGCGAGTGCTCAAAGGCATGGGACAGCCTTGACCAAGCTGCCATTCAAAGCGGGGTACTGGGAACCATTCCAGCTACGTCGGTCTCACAAGCGGTTCATCGTCTGCATGGTGCACTTTCCGGACAAGGTGACAACGACCCAACCGTTGAGGTTTCCGCAATTTTCTAA
- a CDS encoding SUMF1/EgtB/PvdO family nonheme iron enzyme: MNGNVAEWVWDWYNSFLINNNGDVVNGCNQIARSSKIEGPLRGDDRVKRGGDENSFVRDARSASRSPHSPDGKYNALGFRVVRTLP, from the coding sequence ATGAATGGGAACGTGGCGGAGTGGGTTTGGGATTGGTACAACTCGTTTCTCATAAACAACAACGGTGATGTCGTCAACGGCTGCAACCAAATAGCTCGATCGTCCAAGATTGAAGGGCCCCTACGAGGAGATGACCGAGTCAAAAGAGGCGGCGATGAAAACTCTTTCGTTCGCGATGCCCGCTCGGCCAGCCGCTCTCCCCACTCTCCGGATGGAAAATACAATGCGTTGGGCTTTCGAGTGGTTCGCACTCTTCCTTAA